One window of the Rhipicephalus sanguineus isolate Rsan-2018 chromosome 4, BIME_Rsan_1.4, whole genome shotgun sequence genome contains the following:
- the LOC125758348 gene encoding uncharacterized protein LOC125758348, translated as MTEDEMARHIHEFEAVGVFRQGVGALDGYHFPISPPKKNATDYYNYKGCYSMILLALVDHRYRFRYINVGAPGRCHDSHVFGVLQLSKAIEGPLFKAPLARIGGATVPPLILGDQAFPLPPNLMKPFGHRGSLSEDEKCFNYHLSAARRIVESVYGRLKARFRFTAKTMECHVDNARFVIKACCVLNKICEHFNDNVHALWLSEVQQSNIEFPQPSCTTEAQVGNATAIRRALVDYYSPVNGNAPTS; from the exons ATGACTGAGGACGAAATGGCTAGGCACATCCATGAATTCGAAGCTGTCGGCGTTTTCCGTCAAGGTGTCGGTGCCCTGGATGGATACCACTTTCCCATTTCACCGCCGAAGAAGAACGCCACAGATTACTACAACTATAAAGGCTG CTACAGTATGATCCTGCTAGCTCTTGTCGACCACAGATACCGCTTCAGGTACATTAACGTCGGTGCTCCTGGACGTTGCCATGACTCGCACGTCTTTGGAGTTTTGCAGCTCTCCAAAGCTATTGAGGGTCCTCTTTTCAAAGCACCTCTCGCCAGAATAGGCGGCGCAACAGTTCCGCCCTTAATTCTGGGTGATCAGGCCTTTCCATTGCCACCCAACCTGATGAAACCCTTTGGACACCGTGGTTCGTTAAGCGAAGATGAAAAATGTTTTAATTATCATTTAAGTGCAGCAAGGAGAATTGTAGAAAGCGTGTATGGGAGGCTTAAGGCCAGGTTCCGCTTCACTGCAAAGACAATGGAGTGCCATGTGGACAATGCCCGCTTCGTAATAAAGGCTTGCTGCGTGCTAAATAAGATTTGTGAACACTTCAACGACAACGTCCACGCACTGTGGCTAAGCGAAGTGCAGCAGTCAAATATCGAGTTTCCACAGCCGTCATGCACCACGGAAGCTCAAGTTGGAAATGCAACGGCCATAAGGCGCGCACTTGTTGACTATTACAGCCCAGTGAACGGAAATGCACCTACATCGTAA